From Dermochelys coriacea isolate rDerCor1 chromosome 9, rDerCor1.pri.v4, whole genome shotgun sequence, one genomic window encodes:
- the AMER1 gene encoding APC membrane recruitment protein 1 isoform X2 codes for METCGTENAVGTSSPSVICRQVEGGDQKQEESRVGDRLPEWSDASVAAVEQAPPGKLKKTAFKLFGGKRSICTLPSFFGGKNKGQGKGASKKGLSKSKTHDGISDVAYEDGKGRLRLESPLNGGMDSHPRQLPSSQSAHLATDAKFEFGRQENSPLESTEGFEKKPNGDKSLSFPRPKKGLKGLFNSIRRHRRNKAAESEKVEWAADCGDGEQAKKTQGAGAETQRASEEASPGGTPFPAPCTGSLDGNCSLSITPNLGENTDWLVAAQSSSEGDAAMVPVGKDDILDVKLDAETIICASSPYRGLPDAHHPDYPDNDPPSVHSGDQLSLIFGDVASLKSFDSLTGCGDIIAEPDIDSIAEGTISMERSRDAAKRGSCLVTYQGGGEEMATPEEIEEYLQQLWEGTTQVDSHYKTKLPQLINSPKLQGVNSKLETCSLREEVAHLYAGGVMDDVELLTPPSDQQESAPNSDEGYYDSTTPGPEDELGEIKKDRLPRDSYSGDALYEFYEPDDTLMSPSLGDESLFESKASHPEIFSHFLDFAVPAEKNLIQMMGQSSGVMETEEERLAAIQKELLYWELQREPVAKRPDVPSKEKCPRDKQYIECNTRAVKLIGKNQSCLGSEQVASPVLSRNVDAGISVSRLKNPEWRDFQGTLCPEKYYNGQKAQGSCLIQLMKNNSVFDSDLDHAVFGELRSLVPAKTVTVTYPSYRTHDPDSCLQNEHHSRVENCLREPQTESEFEPEHAVNFSQALVEFTSSGTLFSSLSESLGSSDSGSSFTQNLSVLPTMVTFDIVDVEQEGEGECEQHLEMNADEDIAASFEAFDDSYVQKESFAECDERMFPGYPQDSFQSCNWGVGSLPRHLRLHGLSPSLPAPLSINRRSRSLDTESLELELADMPLSKNGLKPCQLWSKWDSGKKDSVPRVSRSKENIQLSPSEGGEADGVLTWPGLQHVEYKSKLSSGGEKPWSCTPTARAAVVKGSWDTSEQSEVDSPYMSLGWSNARETPDRISQDTGASNLMLQTPRHMVRPSNLPLQTDTREAQEVSSSYRHRIRVREPQMNSIKDSGCAISGNWYFISPFLLGDLRCHLNLASTTVKGTGTRGGHANLPLPHGSRPFTSVGPSE; via the exons ATGGAAACGTGCGGTACAGAGAATGCCGTTGGAACCAGCTCTCCATCTGTCATCTGCAGGCAAGTTGAGGGAGGAGACCAGAAGCAGGAGGAGAGCAGAGTAGGTGACCGGCTGCCTGAATGGAGCGATGCTTCTGTCGCGGCTGTGGAGCAGGCACCCCCTGGCAAGCTGAAGAAAACTGCCTTCAAGCtctttggggggaagaggagcatATGCACCCTGCCAAGCTtctttggaggaaaaaataaaggccAAGGGAAGGGAGCCTCCAAAAAGGGTCTCAGTAAAAGTAAGACGCACGATGGGATCAGCGATGTTGCGTATGAGGATGGGAAAGGGAGGTTGCGGTTGGAGAGCCCCTTGAATGGAGGGATGGACTCGCATCCTCGCCAGCTGCCAAGCTCTCAGAGTGCTCACTTGGCAACAGACGCCAAGTTTGAGTTTGGCAGGCAGGAGAACTCTCCCCTGGAGAGTACCGAGGGCTTTGAGAAAAAGCCCAATGGAGACAAATCATTGTCCTTCCCTAGACCCAAGAAAGGGCTGAAGGGGCTTTTCAACAGCATCCGGCGCcacagaaggaacaaagctgctGAGTCTGAGAAAGTGGAGTGGGCTGCTGATTGCGGGGATGGAGAGCAAGCCAAGAAAACTCAAGGGGCGGGGGCTGAAACCCAGCGAGCGTCTGAGGAGGCGAGTCCAGGAGGCACCCCTTTCCCCGCACCATGCACAGGGAGCTTGGATGGTAATTGCTCGCTGAGCATAACGCCCAACCTTGGAGAAAACACCGACTGGCTCGTGGCTGCTCAAAGTAGCTCGGAAGGCGATGCAGCAATGGTGCCTGTGGGCAAAGATGATATTCTAGATGTGAAATTGGACGCAGAGACTATTATCTGTGCCAGCTCACCCTACCGTGGTCTCCCTGATGCACATCATCCTGACTACCCAGACAATGACCCCCCTTCAGTACACTCTGGAGACCAGCTCAGCTTGATCTTTGGAGATGTTGCTTCCCTTAAAAGTTTTGATTCCCTCACTGGGTGTGGAGACATAATTGCTGAGCCAGACATTGACAGTATTGCTGAGGGCACGATCTCCATGGAGCGCAGTAGAGATGCTGCCAAGAGAGGCTCATGCCTTGTCACTTaccagggaggaggagaggagatggcCACGCCGGAGGAGATAGAGGAGTACCTCCAGCAGCTGTGGGAGGGCACCACCCAGGTGGACAGCCACTATAAAACCAAGCTGCCTCAGCTGATAAACAGTCCCAAGCTGCAGGGAGTGAATAGTAAGCTGGAGACTTGCAGCTTGCGTGAGGAGGTGGCCCATCTGTACGCTGGAGGTGTGATGGATGATGTAGAGCTCTTAACGCCGCCCAGTGACCAGCAAGAATCTGCTCCCAATAGCGATGAGGGTTATTATGACTCTACCACACCGGGGCCAGAGGATGAACTTGGGGAAATCAAGAAGGACCGTCTCCCAAGAGACAGTTACAGTGGTGATGCACTTTATGAGTTTTATGAGCCCGATGACACCCTGATGAGCCCCTCTCTCGGGGACGAATCTTTATTTGAGAGCAAAGCATCTCATCCAGAGATCTTCAGCCATTTCTTAGACTTTGCTGTCCCTGCCGAAAAGAACCTTATTCAGATGATGGGGCAGAGCAGTGGAGTGATGGAGACTGAGGAAGAGAGGCTGGCTGCTATTCAGAAAGAGCTGCTGTATTGGGAGCTTCAGAGGGAACCAGTAGCAAAACGGCCGGATGTCCCCAGCAAAGAGAAATGTCCCAGAGACAAGCAATACATTGAATGTAATACTAGAGCAGTCAAATTAATTGGCAAAAATCAGAGTTGCCTTGGTAGTGAGCAAGTTGCTTCTCCAGTTTTGAGCAGAAATGTAGATGCTGGGATTTCAGTGTCCAGACTGAAAAATCCTGAGTGGAGGGACTTTCAAGGGACACTGTGTCCAGAAAAGTACTACAATGGCCAAAAAGCCCAAGGAAGTTGCCTTATTCAGCTCATGAAAAACAACTCTGTGTTTGATTCTGATTTGGATCATGCAGTGTTTGGGGAACTACGTAGCTTAGTCCCAGCCAAAACTGTGACTGTGACCTATCCCAGCTACAGAACACATGACCCCGATAGCTGTTTGCAAAATGAACACCACAGCAGAGTTGAAAACTGCCTCAGGGAACCCCAGACAGAAAGTGAATTTGAACCCGAGCATGCTGTTAACTTCTCTCAGGCGCTGGTTGAGTTCACTAGCAGCGGCACTCTCTTCTCCAGCCTCTCTGAAAGCCTTGGTAGCTCTGATTCAGGTTCTTCCTTCACTCAGAATCTTTCTGTCCTTCCAACCATGGTCACTTTTGACATAGTGGATGTGGAGCAGGAAGGCGAGGGAGAATGTGAGCAGCATCTGGAGATGAACGCTGACGAGGACATTGCTGCATCCTTTGAGGCCTTTGATGACAGCTACGTGCAAAAGGAGTCCTTTGCCGAATGTGATGAACGAATGTTCCCGGGGTATCCCCAAGACTCTTTCCAGAGCTGTAACTGGGGTGTTGGCAGCCTTCCCCGTCACTTGCGCCTGCACGGCTTgagcccctccctgccagcaccACTTTCCATCAACAGAAGAAGCAGGTCACTTGACACGGAGAGCTTGGAGTTGGAGCTTGCAGATATGCCTCTCTCCAAGAATGGCCTTAAGCCTTGTCAGCTCTGGTCTAAATGGGACAGTGGCAAAAAGGACTCTGTCCCCAGGGTGAGCAGAAGCAAGGAGAACATTCAGCTGTCTCCTTCCGAAGGAGGAGAAGCTGATGGGGTACTTACCTGGCCAGGGTTGCAGCATGTGGAGTACAAATCCAAGCTTTCCTCAGGGGGAGAGAAACCGTGGAGCTGTACTCCGACTGCAAGGGCTGCTGTCGTCAAAGGCAGCTGGGATACGTCTGAGCAGTCAGAAGTGGATTCCCCTTACATGTCCCTTGGATGGAGCAATGCCAGGGAGACTCCGGACAGGATTTCCCAGGATACTGGGGCCAGTAATCTAATGCTTCAGACGCCTAGACACATGGTCAGACCATCCAATTTACCTCTGCAGACTGATACAAGAGAGGCCCAAGAGGTGTCTAGCTCCTACAG GCACAGGATAAGAGTGAGAGAGCCACAGATGAACTCCATTAaag
- the AMER1 gene encoding APC membrane recruitment protein 1 isoform X3 — protein METCGTENAVGTSSPSVICRQVEGGDQKQEESRVGDRLPEWSDASVAAVEQAPPGKLKKTAFKLFGGKRSICTLPSFFGGKNKGQGKGASKKGLSKSKTHDGISDVAYEDGKGRLRLESPLNGGMDSHPRQLPSSQSAHLATDAKFEFGRQENSPLESTEGFEKKPNGDKSLSFPRPKKGLKGLFNSIRRHRRNKAAESEKVEWAADCGDGEQAKKTQGAGAETQRASEEASPGGTPFPAPCTGSLDGNCSLSITPNLGENTDWLVAAQSSSEGDAAMVPVGKDDILDVKLDAETIICASSPYRGLPDAHHPDYPDNDPPSVHSGDQLSLIFGDVASLKSFDSLTGCGDIIAEPDIDSIAEGTISMERSRDAAKRGSCLVTYQGGGEEMATPEEIEEYLQQLWEGTTQVDSHYKTKLPQLINSPKLQGVNSKLETCSLREEVAHLYAGGVMDDVELLTPPSDQQESAPNSDEGYYDSTTPGPEDELGEIKKDRLPRDSYSGDALYEFYEPDDTLMSPSLGDESLFESKASHPEIFSHFLDFAVPAEKNLIQMMGQSSGVMETEEERLAAIQKELLYWELQREPVAKRPDVPSKEKCPRDKQYIECNTRAVKLIGKNQSCLGSEQVASPVLSRNVDAGISVSRLKNPEWRDFQGTLCPEKYYNGQKAQGSCLIQLMKNNSVFDSDLDHAVFGELRSLVPAKTVTVTYPSYRTHDPDSCLQNEHHSRVENCLREPQTESEFEPEHAVNFSQALVEFTSSGTLFSSLSESLGSSDSGSSFTQNLSVLPTMVTFDIVDVEQEGEGECEQHLEMNADEDIAASFEAFDDSYVQKESFAECDERMFPGYPQDSFQSCNWGVGSLPRHLRLHGLSPSLPAPLSINRRSRSLDTESLELELADMPLSKNGLKPCQLWSKWDSGKKDSVPRVSRSKENIQLSPSEGGEADGVLTWPGLQHVEYKSKLSSGGEKPWSCTPTARAAVVKGSWDTSEQSEVDSPYMSLGWSNARETPDRISQDTGASNLMLQTPRHMVRPSNLPLQTDTREAQEVSSSYRGNFMDSSFTHASC, from the exons ATGGAAACGTGCGGTACAGAGAATGCCGTTGGAACCAGCTCTCCATCTGTCATCTGCAGGCAAGTTGAGGGAGGAGACCAGAAGCAGGAGGAGAGCAGAGTAGGTGACCGGCTGCCTGAATGGAGCGATGCTTCTGTCGCGGCTGTGGAGCAGGCACCCCCTGGCAAGCTGAAGAAAACTGCCTTCAAGCtctttggggggaagaggagcatATGCACCCTGCCAAGCTtctttggaggaaaaaataaaggccAAGGGAAGGGAGCCTCCAAAAAGGGTCTCAGTAAAAGTAAGACGCACGATGGGATCAGCGATGTTGCGTATGAGGATGGGAAAGGGAGGTTGCGGTTGGAGAGCCCCTTGAATGGAGGGATGGACTCGCATCCTCGCCAGCTGCCAAGCTCTCAGAGTGCTCACTTGGCAACAGACGCCAAGTTTGAGTTTGGCAGGCAGGAGAACTCTCCCCTGGAGAGTACCGAGGGCTTTGAGAAAAAGCCCAATGGAGACAAATCATTGTCCTTCCCTAGACCCAAGAAAGGGCTGAAGGGGCTTTTCAACAGCATCCGGCGCcacagaaggaacaaagctgctGAGTCTGAGAAAGTGGAGTGGGCTGCTGATTGCGGGGATGGAGAGCAAGCCAAGAAAACTCAAGGGGCGGGGGCTGAAACCCAGCGAGCGTCTGAGGAGGCGAGTCCAGGAGGCACCCCTTTCCCCGCACCATGCACAGGGAGCTTGGATGGTAATTGCTCGCTGAGCATAACGCCCAACCTTGGAGAAAACACCGACTGGCTCGTGGCTGCTCAAAGTAGCTCGGAAGGCGATGCAGCAATGGTGCCTGTGGGCAAAGATGATATTCTAGATGTGAAATTGGACGCAGAGACTATTATCTGTGCCAGCTCACCCTACCGTGGTCTCCCTGATGCACATCATCCTGACTACCCAGACAATGACCCCCCTTCAGTACACTCTGGAGACCAGCTCAGCTTGATCTTTGGAGATGTTGCTTCCCTTAAAAGTTTTGATTCCCTCACTGGGTGTGGAGACATAATTGCTGAGCCAGACATTGACAGTATTGCTGAGGGCACGATCTCCATGGAGCGCAGTAGAGATGCTGCCAAGAGAGGCTCATGCCTTGTCACTTaccagggaggaggagaggagatggcCACGCCGGAGGAGATAGAGGAGTACCTCCAGCAGCTGTGGGAGGGCACCACCCAGGTGGACAGCCACTATAAAACCAAGCTGCCTCAGCTGATAAACAGTCCCAAGCTGCAGGGAGTGAATAGTAAGCTGGAGACTTGCAGCTTGCGTGAGGAGGTGGCCCATCTGTACGCTGGAGGTGTGATGGATGATGTAGAGCTCTTAACGCCGCCCAGTGACCAGCAAGAATCTGCTCCCAATAGCGATGAGGGTTATTATGACTCTACCACACCGGGGCCAGAGGATGAACTTGGGGAAATCAAGAAGGACCGTCTCCCAAGAGACAGTTACAGTGGTGATGCACTTTATGAGTTTTATGAGCCCGATGACACCCTGATGAGCCCCTCTCTCGGGGACGAATCTTTATTTGAGAGCAAAGCATCTCATCCAGAGATCTTCAGCCATTTCTTAGACTTTGCTGTCCCTGCCGAAAAGAACCTTATTCAGATGATGGGGCAGAGCAGTGGAGTGATGGAGACTGAGGAAGAGAGGCTGGCTGCTATTCAGAAAGAGCTGCTGTATTGGGAGCTTCAGAGGGAACCAGTAGCAAAACGGCCGGATGTCCCCAGCAAAGAGAAATGTCCCAGAGACAAGCAATACATTGAATGTAATACTAGAGCAGTCAAATTAATTGGCAAAAATCAGAGTTGCCTTGGTAGTGAGCAAGTTGCTTCTCCAGTTTTGAGCAGAAATGTAGATGCTGGGATTTCAGTGTCCAGACTGAAAAATCCTGAGTGGAGGGACTTTCAAGGGACACTGTGTCCAGAAAAGTACTACAATGGCCAAAAAGCCCAAGGAAGTTGCCTTATTCAGCTCATGAAAAACAACTCTGTGTTTGATTCTGATTTGGATCATGCAGTGTTTGGGGAACTACGTAGCTTAGTCCCAGCCAAAACTGTGACTGTGACCTATCCCAGCTACAGAACACATGACCCCGATAGCTGTTTGCAAAATGAACACCACAGCAGAGTTGAAAACTGCCTCAGGGAACCCCAGACAGAAAGTGAATTTGAACCCGAGCATGCTGTTAACTTCTCTCAGGCGCTGGTTGAGTTCACTAGCAGCGGCACTCTCTTCTCCAGCCTCTCTGAAAGCCTTGGTAGCTCTGATTCAGGTTCTTCCTTCACTCAGAATCTTTCTGTCCTTCCAACCATGGTCACTTTTGACATAGTGGATGTGGAGCAGGAAGGCGAGGGAGAATGTGAGCAGCATCTGGAGATGAACGCTGACGAGGACATTGCTGCATCCTTTGAGGCCTTTGATGACAGCTACGTGCAAAAGGAGTCCTTTGCCGAATGTGATGAACGAATGTTCCCGGGGTATCCCCAAGACTCTTTCCAGAGCTGTAACTGGGGTGTTGGCAGCCTTCCCCGTCACTTGCGCCTGCACGGCTTgagcccctccctgccagcaccACTTTCCATCAACAGAAGAAGCAGGTCACTTGACACGGAGAGCTTGGAGTTGGAGCTTGCAGATATGCCTCTCTCCAAGAATGGCCTTAAGCCTTGTCAGCTCTGGTCTAAATGGGACAGTGGCAAAAAGGACTCTGTCCCCAGGGTGAGCAGAAGCAAGGAGAACATTCAGCTGTCTCCTTCCGAAGGAGGAGAAGCTGATGGGGTACTTACCTGGCCAGGGTTGCAGCATGTGGAGTACAAATCCAAGCTTTCCTCAGGGGGAGAGAAACCGTGGAGCTGTACTCCGACTGCAAGGGCTGCTGTCGTCAAAGGCAGCTGGGATACGTCTGAGCAGTCAGAAGTGGATTCCCCTTACATGTCCCTTGGATGGAGCAATGCCAGGGAGACTCCGGACAGGATTTCCCAGGATACTGGGGCCAGTAATCTAATGCTTCAGACGCCTAGACACATGGTCAGACCATCCAATTTACCTCTGCAGACTGATACAAGAGAGGCCCAAGAGGTGTCTAGCTCCTACAG GGGAAATTTTATGGACTCTTCTTTTACTCATGCGTCATGTTAA
- the AMER1 gene encoding APC membrane recruitment protein 1 isoform X1 encodes METCGTENAVGTSSPSVICRQVEGGDQKQEESRVGDRLPEWSDASVAAVEQAPPGKLKKTAFKLFGGKRSICTLPSFFGGKNKGQGKGASKKGLSKSKTHDGISDVAYEDGKGRLRLESPLNGGMDSHPRQLPSSQSAHLATDAKFEFGRQENSPLESTEGFEKKPNGDKSLSFPRPKKGLKGLFNSIRRHRRNKAAESEKVEWAADCGDGEQAKKTQGAGAETQRASEEASPGGTPFPAPCTGSLDGNCSLSITPNLGENTDWLVAAQSSSEGDAAMVPVGKDDILDVKLDAETIICASSPYRGLPDAHHPDYPDNDPPSVHSGDQLSLIFGDVASLKSFDSLTGCGDIIAEPDIDSIAEGTISMERSRDAAKRGSCLVTYQGGGEEMATPEEIEEYLQQLWEGTTQVDSHYKTKLPQLINSPKLQGVNSKLETCSLREEVAHLYAGGVMDDVELLTPPSDQQESAPNSDEGYYDSTTPGPEDELGEIKKDRLPRDSYSGDALYEFYEPDDTLMSPSLGDESLFESKASHPEIFSHFLDFAVPAEKNLIQMMGQSSGVMETEEERLAAIQKELLYWELQREPVAKRPDVPSKEKCPRDKQYIECNTRAVKLIGKNQSCLGSEQVASPVLSRNVDAGISVSRLKNPEWRDFQGTLCPEKYYNGQKAQGSCLIQLMKNNSVFDSDLDHAVFGELRSLVPAKTVTVTYPSYRTHDPDSCLQNEHHSRVENCLREPQTESEFEPEHAVNFSQALVEFTSSGTLFSSLSESLGSSDSGSSFTQNLSVLPTMVTFDIVDVEQEGEGECEQHLEMNADEDIAASFEAFDDSYVQKESFAECDERMFPGYPQDSFQSCNWGVGSLPRHLRLHGLSPSLPAPLSINRRSRSLDTESLELELADMPLSKNGLKPCQLWSKWDSGKKDSVPRVSRSKENIQLSPSEGGEADGVLTWPGLQHVEYKSKLSSGGEKPWSCTPTARAAVVKGSWDTSEQSEVDSPYMSLGWSNARETPDRISQDTGASNLMLQTPRHMVRPSNLPLQTDTREAQEVSSSYRYPRENMAKKLACVLTLGEKGADLPQSFAFTQSPDKSANCKLAGVTQGTFQFHDGTETLKPSDCFAERYGSSSTDLLKVEPVHGNTLPVSCQSTTVNGKFYGLFFYSCVMLTWCGLQF; translated from the exons ATGGAAACGTGCGGTACAGAGAATGCCGTTGGAACCAGCTCTCCATCTGTCATCTGCAGGCAAGTTGAGGGAGGAGACCAGAAGCAGGAGGAGAGCAGAGTAGGTGACCGGCTGCCTGAATGGAGCGATGCTTCTGTCGCGGCTGTGGAGCAGGCACCCCCTGGCAAGCTGAAGAAAACTGCCTTCAAGCtctttggggggaagaggagcatATGCACCCTGCCAAGCTtctttggaggaaaaaataaaggccAAGGGAAGGGAGCCTCCAAAAAGGGTCTCAGTAAAAGTAAGACGCACGATGGGATCAGCGATGTTGCGTATGAGGATGGGAAAGGGAGGTTGCGGTTGGAGAGCCCCTTGAATGGAGGGATGGACTCGCATCCTCGCCAGCTGCCAAGCTCTCAGAGTGCTCACTTGGCAACAGACGCCAAGTTTGAGTTTGGCAGGCAGGAGAACTCTCCCCTGGAGAGTACCGAGGGCTTTGAGAAAAAGCCCAATGGAGACAAATCATTGTCCTTCCCTAGACCCAAGAAAGGGCTGAAGGGGCTTTTCAACAGCATCCGGCGCcacagaaggaacaaagctgctGAGTCTGAGAAAGTGGAGTGGGCTGCTGATTGCGGGGATGGAGAGCAAGCCAAGAAAACTCAAGGGGCGGGGGCTGAAACCCAGCGAGCGTCTGAGGAGGCGAGTCCAGGAGGCACCCCTTTCCCCGCACCATGCACAGGGAGCTTGGATGGTAATTGCTCGCTGAGCATAACGCCCAACCTTGGAGAAAACACCGACTGGCTCGTGGCTGCTCAAAGTAGCTCGGAAGGCGATGCAGCAATGGTGCCTGTGGGCAAAGATGATATTCTAGATGTGAAATTGGACGCAGAGACTATTATCTGTGCCAGCTCACCCTACCGTGGTCTCCCTGATGCACATCATCCTGACTACCCAGACAATGACCCCCCTTCAGTACACTCTGGAGACCAGCTCAGCTTGATCTTTGGAGATGTTGCTTCCCTTAAAAGTTTTGATTCCCTCACTGGGTGTGGAGACATAATTGCTGAGCCAGACATTGACAGTATTGCTGAGGGCACGATCTCCATGGAGCGCAGTAGAGATGCTGCCAAGAGAGGCTCATGCCTTGTCACTTaccagggaggaggagaggagatggcCACGCCGGAGGAGATAGAGGAGTACCTCCAGCAGCTGTGGGAGGGCACCACCCAGGTGGACAGCCACTATAAAACCAAGCTGCCTCAGCTGATAAACAGTCCCAAGCTGCAGGGAGTGAATAGTAAGCTGGAGACTTGCAGCTTGCGTGAGGAGGTGGCCCATCTGTACGCTGGAGGTGTGATGGATGATGTAGAGCTCTTAACGCCGCCCAGTGACCAGCAAGAATCTGCTCCCAATAGCGATGAGGGTTATTATGACTCTACCACACCGGGGCCAGAGGATGAACTTGGGGAAATCAAGAAGGACCGTCTCCCAAGAGACAGTTACAGTGGTGATGCACTTTATGAGTTTTATGAGCCCGATGACACCCTGATGAGCCCCTCTCTCGGGGACGAATCTTTATTTGAGAGCAAAGCATCTCATCCAGAGATCTTCAGCCATTTCTTAGACTTTGCTGTCCCTGCCGAAAAGAACCTTATTCAGATGATGGGGCAGAGCAGTGGAGTGATGGAGACTGAGGAAGAGAGGCTGGCTGCTATTCAGAAAGAGCTGCTGTATTGGGAGCTTCAGAGGGAACCAGTAGCAAAACGGCCGGATGTCCCCAGCAAAGAGAAATGTCCCAGAGACAAGCAATACATTGAATGTAATACTAGAGCAGTCAAATTAATTGGCAAAAATCAGAGTTGCCTTGGTAGTGAGCAAGTTGCTTCTCCAGTTTTGAGCAGAAATGTAGATGCTGGGATTTCAGTGTCCAGACTGAAAAATCCTGAGTGGAGGGACTTTCAAGGGACACTGTGTCCAGAAAAGTACTACAATGGCCAAAAAGCCCAAGGAAGTTGCCTTATTCAGCTCATGAAAAACAACTCTGTGTTTGATTCTGATTTGGATCATGCAGTGTTTGGGGAACTACGTAGCTTAGTCCCAGCCAAAACTGTGACTGTGACCTATCCCAGCTACAGAACACATGACCCCGATAGCTGTTTGCAAAATGAACACCACAGCAGAGTTGAAAACTGCCTCAGGGAACCCCAGACAGAAAGTGAATTTGAACCCGAGCATGCTGTTAACTTCTCTCAGGCGCTGGTTGAGTTCACTAGCAGCGGCACTCTCTTCTCCAGCCTCTCTGAAAGCCTTGGTAGCTCTGATTCAGGTTCTTCCTTCACTCAGAATCTTTCTGTCCTTCCAACCATGGTCACTTTTGACATAGTGGATGTGGAGCAGGAAGGCGAGGGAGAATGTGAGCAGCATCTGGAGATGAACGCTGACGAGGACATTGCTGCATCCTTTGAGGCCTTTGATGACAGCTACGTGCAAAAGGAGTCCTTTGCCGAATGTGATGAACGAATGTTCCCGGGGTATCCCCAAGACTCTTTCCAGAGCTGTAACTGGGGTGTTGGCAGCCTTCCCCGTCACTTGCGCCTGCACGGCTTgagcccctccctgccagcaccACTTTCCATCAACAGAAGAAGCAGGTCACTTGACACGGAGAGCTTGGAGTTGGAGCTTGCAGATATGCCTCTCTCCAAGAATGGCCTTAAGCCTTGTCAGCTCTGGTCTAAATGGGACAGTGGCAAAAAGGACTCTGTCCCCAGGGTGAGCAGAAGCAAGGAGAACATTCAGCTGTCTCCTTCCGAAGGAGGAGAAGCTGATGGGGTACTTACCTGGCCAGGGTTGCAGCATGTGGAGTACAAATCCAAGCTTTCCTCAGGGGGAGAGAAACCGTGGAGCTGTACTCCGACTGCAAGGGCTGCTGTCGTCAAAGGCAGCTGGGATACGTCTGAGCAGTCAGAAGTGGATTCCCCTTACATGTCCCTTGGATGGAGCAATGCCAGGGAGACTCCGGACAGGATTTCCCAGGATACTGGGGCCAGTAATCTAATGCTTCAGACGCCTAGACACATGGTCAGACCATCCAATTTACCTCTGCAGACTGATACAAGAGAGGCCCAAGAGGTGTCTAGCTCCTACAGGTATCCTAGAGAAAATATGGCCAAAAAACTGGCTTGCGTGCTAACTTTGGGAGAAAAAGGGGCTGACTTACCTCAGAGCTTCGCTTTCACGCAGTCCCCTGATAAATCAGCAAACTGCAAACTTGCTGGCGTTACACAAGGAACGTTCCAGTTTCATGATGGCACTGAGACCTTAAAACCCTCAGATTGCTTTGCTGAACGTTATGGAAGCTCCAGTACAGACCTGCTGAAAGTGGAACCAGTACATGGGAACACGCTGCCCGTTAGCTGTCAAAGCACTACAGTGAAT GGGAAATTTTATGGACTCTTCTTTTACTCATGCGTCATGTTAACATGGTGTGGCTTACAGTTCTGA